In a single window of the Emys orbicularis isolate rEmyOrb1 chromosome 11, rEmyOrb1.hap1, whole genome shotgun sequence genome:
- the NEMP2 gene encoding nuclear envelope integral membrane protein 2 — protein sequence MQPAGSPLRLLFLLSLARASGAAAGADKNCSHLKEMDVIQKPDADCYCYMQNGTMHLKYIWSALQVKINSTEMFKFVPITAESNCHNSETIFAFFKCIVQIIWQSEASKETVININQYGENTCFTVQPYKKVPYTVSVQRNMVDRKLILLFVAGVFLFHFANALSRSAMFYYSAGVALGVLATLVFLLLTLKRFIPKHSTFGILMSGGWMSSLYFIYCLKGEMKWLWSEYRNYLLGYFLTVGFISFVVCYKHGPLTNERSITLLTWTLQLIAFVLIYFGVTIPQVAYAVIAIILCSKGLCYPFGMVCFVGRKIKNFFKSKKLVFRLLTEEEYREQGETETVKALDELRSFCRSPDFSSWLAVSKLQSPKKFANFILGSPHVSPAEVNAYDELYGIGGSFLEQQLFSIEPEQNRLANSIQEDDYEEDDEMQEQNESENVSYSNSIGLF from the exons ATGCAGCCCGCGGGCTCCCCGCTgcggctcctcttcctcctctcgcTGGCCAGGGCGAGCGGGGCGGCGGCGGGAGCAG atAAAAACTGTAGCCATTTGAAGGAAATGGATGTCATCCAAAAACCAGATGCAGATTGTTACTGTTATATGCAAAATGGAACAATgcacttaaaatatatttggtCAGCTCTTCAG GTGAAAATTAACAGCACAGAAATGTTCAAGTTTGTGCCTATCACAGCTGAAAGCAATTGTCATAATTCAGAAACTATTTTTGCATTTTTCAAGTGTATTGTTCAAATCATTTGGCAATCAGAGGCATCTAAAGAAACTGTCATAAACATAAACCAATATGGAGAGAATACGTGTTTCACAGTCCAACCCTACAAGAAAGTACCCTACACCGTGAGTGTACAACGAAACA TGGTGGATAGGAAACTCATCCTTTTGTTCGTAGCTGGTGTTTTTCTGTTCCATTTTGCAAACGCCTTGAGTAG GAGTGCTATGTTCTATTACTCTGCTGGAGTGGCATTGGGTGTTCTTGCTACGCTAGTCTTTCTCCTGTTGACACTTAAAAGATTTATTCCAAAG CACAGCACCTTTGGGATTTTAATGAGTGGCGGCTGGATGTCCTCTCTCTACTTTATTTACTGTTTGAAAGGGGAAATGAAGTGGCTGTGGTCTGAATATAGAAACTACTTACTGG GGTATTTTCTGACTGTTGGATTTATCAGCTTTGTGGTTTGTTACAAGCATGGACCACTTACCAATGAGCGAAGCATAACCCTCTTGACGTGGACATTACAATTAATAGCCTTTGTCTTGATTTATTTTGGTGTCACCATCCCACAGGTTGCATATGCAGTAATAGCTATCATCCTCTGTTCAAAAGGCCTGTGCTATCCCTTTGGCATGGTCTGCTTTGTGGGCAG aaaaatcaagaatttttttaaatcaaaaaaacTAGTGTTTCGGCTTCTTACTGAAGAAGAatacagggagcagggggaaacaGAGACTGTGAAAGCCTTGGACGAGCTACGCTCATTCTGCAGGAGTCCAGATTTCTCATCCTGGTTAGCCGTGTCCAAACTCCAGTCCCCTAAAAA ATTTGCAAACTTTATTTTGGGATCTCCCCACGTGTCACCTGCAGAAGTGAACGCATATGATGAGCTATATGGCATTGGAGGCTCCTTCTTGGAACAGCAGCTCTTTAGCATAGAGCCAGAGCAGAACCGACTAGCTAATTCCATTCAGGAGGATGATTATGAAGAAGATGATGAAATGCAGGAACAAAACGAAAGTGAAAATGTTTCATACTCCAACAGTATTGGATTATTCTGA